The following are from one region of the Primulina eburnea isolate SZY01 chromosome 17, ASM2296580v1, whole genome shotgun sequence genome:
- the LOC140817724 gene encoding protein DETOXIFICATION 45, chloroplastic isoform X6: MLSLPAMGGQAIEPLVQLMETAFLGNLGSVELASAGVSISLFNIVSKLFNIPLLSVATSFVAEDISKNASRFNTSGKKLQLSSVSTALLLAVGIGFFEAVALSLGSGPLLSLMGIAPVSSMRIPAQRFLLLRALGAPAFVVSLALQGIFRGFKDTKTPVICLGFGNFTAVFLFPYFIYYCQMGVYGAAISTVISQYLVSFSMIWNLNKRAVLLPPTLGELQFGDYLKSGGFLIGRTLAVLLTMTLATSMAARQGPIVMAAHQICLQVWLAVSLLTDALATSVQALIASYISRDDYRTVRDLTQFVLKIGFAVGVFLALVLGVSFSSLGEFFTKDTQVLGIVRAVALFVSASQPINALAFIFDGLHYGVSDFPYAARSMMVIGAVSSAYLLSAATIFGLPGVWSGLTLFMGLRMVAGFIRLLSPRGPWWFLHVNEAKVHSELSSRIGWIFFITFIKIILFIFYYSVFQVTG; encoded by the exons ATGCTGTCTTTACCAGCAATGGGGGGACAGGCCATTGAACCTCTGGTACAATTGATGGAGACGGCATTCCTAGGAAATTTGG GTTCCGTGGAGTTGGCCTCTGCTGGTGTCTCCATATCTCTCTTTAATATAGTCTCAAAGCTTTTCAATATCCCTCTCCTCAGCGTTGCTACTTCTTTTGTGGCTGAAGATATTTCTAAGAATGCAAGCAGATTTAACACATCCG GAAAAAAGCTTCAGCTTTCTTCTGTGTCGACAGCTTTGCTTTTAGCTGTTGGCATTGGATTCTTTGAAGCTGTTGCCTTGTCTCTGGGATCCGGACCTTTGTTAAGTTTGATGGGCATAGCACCG GTCTCTTCTATGCGTATCCCAGCACAACGATTTCTTCTTCTTAGGGCTCTTGGTGCTCCTGCTTTTGTCGTCTCCTTGGCTCTTCAAGGCATTTTTCGTGGTTTCAAGGATACGAAAACCCCTGTGATTTGTTTAG GTTTTGGAAATTTTACAGCTGTGTTTCTCTTcccatattttatttattattgtcaGATGGGTGTTTATGGAGCTGCCATTTCTACCGTTATATCACA ATACCTTGTTTCTTTTTCGATGATTTGGAATCTGAATAAGAGAGCTGTCTTGTTGCCTCCAACACTTGGAGAGCTGCAGTTTGGTGATTATCTGAAATCAG GTGGTTTTCTTATTGGGAGAACACTTGCTGTTCTGCTGACTATGACGCTTGCTACATCGATGGCTGCACGCCAGGGCCCTATAGTGATGGCTGCTCATCAGATATGCTTACAAGTATGGCTTGCTGTATCGCTTCTCACAGATGCACTTGCTACTTCGGTTCAG GCCTTGATTGCTAGTTATATTTCAAGAGATGATTACAGAACTGTGAGGGATCTCACACAATTTGTGTTAAAG ATAGGCTTTGCCGTAGGTGTTTTCTTAGCTCTGGTTCTGGGTGTTTCTTTTAGTTCTTTGGGGGAATTTTTTACAAAGGATACGCAAGTACTAGGTATTGTTAGAGCCGTTGCTTTG TTTGTGAGTGCCAGCCAACCTATTAATGCGCTAGCTTTTATCTTTGATGGACTCCATTACGGTGTTTCGGATTTCCCTTACGCAGCACGTTCAATG ATGGTGATTGGGGCCGTGTCTTCTGCATATCTGCTAAGTGCTGCAACCATCTTCGGACTTCCGGGTGTTTGGTCAGGCTTGACACTTTTCATGGGACTGAGAATGGTTGCTGGATTTATCAG GTTGTTGTCACCTAGGGGTCCGTGGTGGTTCCTGCACGTTAACGAAGCCAAGGTTCATTCCGAGTTGTCAAGTCGTATCGgatggattttttttattacctTCATCAAAATAATACTATTCATCTTCTATTATTCTGTCTTTCAGGTCACTGGGTGA
- the LOC140817724 gene encoding protein DETOXIFICATION 45, chloroplastic isoform X1, with protein sequence MAVAEQFSAGASVWSRLTCWNRRRDISSHQSTGLRVHLSGENSGKQKIIDGRHFEACSPSLDNAKGYLSYPLVRHRRHLLSRFGNHPSSDCGVQFPDVDESSEIREEDFLSNSNGGHNELNCTASSGIINTEDDSGEPPIGISLSKDVKHELVMLSLPAMGGQAIEPLVQLMETAFLGNLGSVELASAGVSISLFNIVSKLFNIPLLSVATSFVAEDISKNASRFNTSGKKLQLSSVSTALLLAVGIGFFEAVALSLGSGPLLSLMGIAPVSSMRIPAQRFLLLRALGAPAFVVSLALQGIFRGFKDTKTPVICLGFGNFTAVFLFPYFIYYCQMGVYGAAISTVISQYLVSFSMIWNLNKRAVLLPPTLGELQFGDYLKSGGFLIGRTLAVLLTMTLATSMAARQGPIVMAAHQICLQVWLAVSLLTDALATSVQALIASYISRDDYRTVRDLTQFVLKIGFAVGVFLALVLGVSFSSLGEFFTKDTQVLGIVRAVALFVSASQPINALAFIFDGLHYGVSDFPYAARSMMVIGAVSSAYLLSAATIFGLPGVWSGLTLFMGLRMVAGFIRLLSPRGPWWFLHVNEAKVHSELSSRIGWIFFITFIKIILFIFYYSVFQVTG encoded by the exons atggcGGTGGCTGAACAGTTCAGTGCTGGTGCGTCGGTATGGAGTCGATTGACATGTTGGAACCGTAGAAGGGATATTTCATCACACCAGTCAACAGGGCTTCGAGTTCACCTTAGTGGAGAGAACTCGGGGAAACAGAAAATTATCGATGGTCGACATTTTGAGGCTTGTTCTCCGTCTTTGGACAACGCAAAAGGGTATCTGAGTTACCCGCTTGTTCGTCATAGGAGGCACCTGTTGTCGAGGTTCGGTAACCACCCGAGTTCCGATTGTGGGGTGCAGTTTCCTGATGTAGATGAAAGCTCTGAAATACGAGAAGAAGACTTTCTCTCTAATTCAAATGGAGGACACAA TGAGTTGAACTGCACTGCTTCTTCTGGGATCATTAACACTGAGGATGACTCAGGGGAACCTCCCATCGGCATATCTTTGTCAAAAGATGTTAAGCATGAGCTTGTAATGCTGTCTTTACCAGCAATGGGGGGACAGGCCATTGAACCTCTGGTACAATTGATGGAGACGGCATTCCTAGGAAATTTGG GTTCCGTGGAGTTGGCCTCTGCTGGTGTCTCCATATCTCTCTTTAATATAGTCTCAAAGCTTTTCAATATCCCTCTCCTCAGCGTTGCTACTTCTTTTGTGGCTGAAGATATTTCTAAGAATGCAAGCAGATTTAACACATCCG GAAAAAAGCTTCAGCTTTCTTCTGTGTCGACAGCTTTGCTTTTAGCTGTTGGCATTGGATTCTTTGAAGCTGTTGCCTTGTCTCTGGGATCCGGACCTTTGTTAAGTTTGATGGGCATAGCACCG GTCTCTTCTATGCGTATCCCAGCACAACGATTTCTTCTTCTTAGGGCTCTTGGTGCTCCTGCTTTTGTCGTCTCCTTGGCTCTTCAAGGCATTTTTCGTGGTTTCAAGGATACGAAAACCCCTGTGATTTGTTTAG GTTTTGGAAATTTTACAGCTGTGTTTCTCTTcccatattttatttattattgtcaGATGGGTGTTTATGGAGCTGCCATTTCTACCGTTATATCACA ATACCTTGTTTCTTTTTCGATGATTTGGAATCTGAATAAGAGAGCTGTCTTGTTGCCTCCAACACTTGGAGAGCTGCAGTTTGGTGATTATCTGAAATCAG GTGGTTTTCTTATTGGGAGAACACTTGCTGTTCTGCTGACTATGACGCTTGCTACATCGATGGCTGCACGCCAGGGCCCTATAGTGATGGCTGCTCATCAGATATGCTTACAAGTATGGCTTGCTGTATCGCTTCTCACAGATGCACTTGCTACTTCGGTTCAG GCCTTGATTGCTAGTTATATTTCAAGAGATGATTACAGAACTGTGAGGGATCTCACACAATTTGTGTTAAAG ATAGGCTTTGCCGTAGGTGTTTTCTTAGCTCTGGTTCTGGGTGTTTCTTTTAGTTCTTTGGGGGAATTTTTTACAAAGGATACGCAAGTACTAGGTATTGTTAGAGCCGTTGCTTTG TTTGTGAGTGCCAGCCAACCTATTAATGCGCTAGCTTTTATCTTTGATGGACTCCATTACGGTGTTTCGGATTTCCCTTACGCAGCACGTTCAATG ATGGTGATTGGGGCCGTGTCTTCTGCATATCTGCTAAGTGCTGCAACCATCTTCGGACTTCCGGGTGTTTGGTCAGGCTTGACACTTTTCATGGGACTGAGAATGGTTGCTGGATTTATCAG GTTGTTGTCACCTAGGGGTCCGTGGTGGTTCCTGCACGTTAACGAAGCCAAGGTTCATTCCGAGTTGTCAAGTCGTATCGgatggattttttttattacctTCATCAAAATAATACTATTCATCTTCTATTATTCTGTCTTTCAGGTCACTGGGTGA
- the LOC140817724 gene encoding protein DETOXIFICATION 45, chloroplastic isoform X4, translating into MAVAEQFSAGASVWSRLTCWNRRRDISSHQSTGLRVHLSGENSGKQKIIDGRHFEACSPSLDNAKGYLSYPLVRHRRHLLSRFGNHPSSDCGVQFPDVDESSEIREEDFLSNSNGGHNELNCTASSGIINTEDDSGEPPIGISLSKDVKHELVMLSLPAMGGQAIEPLVQLMETAFLGNLGSVELASAGVSISLFNIVSKLFNIPLLSVATSFVAEDISKNASRFNTSGKKLQLSSVSTALLLAVGIGFFEAVALSLGSGPLLSLMGIAPVSSMRIPAQRFLLLRALGAPAFVVSLALQGIFRGFKDTKTPVICLGFGNFTAVFLFPYFIYYCQMGVYGAAISTVISQYLVSFSMIWNLNKRAVLLPPTLGELQFGDYLKSGGFLIGRTLAVLLTMTLATSMAARQGPIVMAAHQICLQFVSASQPINALAFIFDGLHYGVSDFPYAARSMMVIGAVSSAYLLSAATIFGLPGVWSGLTLFMGLRMVAGFIRLLSPRGPWWFLHVNEAKVHSELSSRIGWIFFITFIKIILFIFYYSVFQVTG; encoded by the exons atggcGGTGGCTGAACAGTTCAGTGCTGGTGCGTCGGTATGGAGTCGATTGACATGTTGGAACCGTAGAAGGGATATTTCATCACACCAGTCAACAGGGCTTCGAGTTCACCTTAGTGGAGAGAACTCGGGGAAACAGAAAATTATCGATGGTCGACATTTTGAGGCTTGTTCTCCGTCTTTGGACAACGCAAAAGGGTATCTGAGTTACCCGCTTGTTCGTCATAGGAGGCACCTGTTGTCGAGGTTCGGTAACCACCCGAGTTCCGATTGTGGGGTGCAGTTTCCTGATGTAGATGAAAGCTCTGAAATACGAGAAGAAGACTTTCTCTCTAATTCAAATGGAGGACACAA TGAGTTGAACTGCACTGCTTCTTCTGGGATCATTAACACTGAGGATGACTCAGGGGAACCTCCCATCGGCATATCTTTGTCAAAAGATGTTAAGCATGAGCTTGTAATGCTGTCTTTACCAGCAATGGGGGGACAGGCCATTGAACCTCTGGTACAATTGATGGAGACGGCATTCCTAGGAAATTTGG GTTCCGTGGAGTTGGCCTCTGCTGGTGTCTCCATATCTCTCTTTAATATAGTCTCAAAGCTTTTCAATATCCCTCTCCTCAGCGTTGCTACTTCTTTTGTGGCTGAAGATATTTCTAAGAATGCAAGCAGATTTAACACATCCG GAAAAAAGCTTCAGCTTTCTTCTGTGTCGACAGCTTTGCTTTTAGCTGTTGGCATTGGATTCTTTGAAGCTGTTGCCTTGTCTCTGGGATCCGGACCTTTGTTAAGTTTGATGGGCATAGCACCG GTCTCTTCTATGCGTATCCCAGCACAACGATTTCTTCTTCTTAGGGCTCTTGGTGCTCCTGCTTTTGTCGTCTCCTTGGCTCTTCAAGGCATTTTTCGTGGTTTCAAGGATACGAAAACCCCTGTGATTTGTTTAG GTTTTGGAAATTTTACAGCTGTGTTTCTCTTcccatattttatttattattgtcaGATGGGTGTTTATGGAGCTGCCATTTCTACCGTTATATCACA ATACCTTGTTTCTTTTTCGATGATTTGGAATCTGAATAAGAGAGCTGTCTTGTTGCCTCCAACACTTGGAGAGCTGCAGTTTGGTGATTATCTGAAATCAG GTGGTTTTCTTATTGGGAGAACACTTGCTGTTCTGCTGACTATGACGCTTGCTACATCGATGGCTGCACGCCAGGGCCCTATAGTGATGGCTGCTCATCAGATATGCTTACAA TTTGTGAGTGCCAGCCAACCTATTAATGCGCTAGCTTTTATCTTTGATGGACTCCATTACGGTGTTTCGGATTTCCCTTACGCAGCACGTTCAATG ATGGTGATTGGGGCCGTGTCTTCTGCATATCTGCTAAGTGCTGCAACCATCTTCGGACTTCCGGGTGTTTGGTCAGGCTTGACACTTTTCATGGGACTGAGAATGGTTGCTGGATTTATCAG GTTGTTGTCACCTAGGGGTCCGTGGTGGTTCCTGCACGTTAACGAAGCCAAGGTTCATTCCGAGTTGTCAAGTCGTATCGgatggattttttttattacctTCATCAAAATAATACTATTCATCTTCTATTATTCTGTCTTTCAGGTCACTGGGTGA
- the LOC140817724 gene encoding protein DETOXIFICATION 45, chloroplastic isoform X3 has product MAVAEQFSAGASVWSRLTCWNRRRDISSHQSTGLRVHLSGENSGKQKIIDGRHFEACSPSLDNAKGYLSYPLVRHRRHLLSRFGNHPSSDCGVQFPDVDESSEIREEDFLSNSNGGHNELNCTASSGIINTEDDSGEPPIGISLSKDVKHELVMLSLPAMGGQAIEPLVQLMETAFLGNLGSVELASAGVSISLFNIVSKLFNIPLLSVATSFVAEDISKNASRFNTSGKKLQLSSVSTALLLAVGIGFFEAVALSLGSGPLLSLMGIAPVSSMRIPAQRFLLLRALGAPAFVVSLALQGIFRGFKDTKTPVICLGFGNFTAVFLFPYFIYYCQMGVYGAAISTVISQYLVSFSMIWNLNKRAVLLPPTLGELQFGDYLKSGGFLIGRTLAVLLTMTLATSMAARQGPIVMAAHQICLQVWLAVSLLTDALATSVQALIASYISRDDYRTVRDLTQFVLKFVSASQPINALAFIFDGLHYGVSDFPYAARSMMVIGAVSSAYLLSAATIFGLPGVWSGLTLFMGLRMVAGFIRLLSPRGPWWFLHVNEAKVHSELSSRIGWIFFITFIKIILFIFYYSVFQVTG; this is encoded by the exons atggcGGTGGCTGAACAGTTCAGTGCTGGTGCGTCGGTATGGAGTCGATTGACATGTTGGAACCGTAGAAGGGATATTTCATCACACCAGTCAACAGGGCTTCGAGTTCACCTTAGTGGAGAGAACTCGGGGAAACAGAAAATTATCGATGGTCGACATTTTGAGGCTTGTTCTCCGTCTTTGGACAACGCAAAAGGGTATCTGAGTTACCCGCTTGTTCGTCATAGGAGGCACCTGTTGTCGAGGTTCGGTAACCACCCGAGTTCCGATTGTGGGGTGCAGTTTCCTGATGTAGATGAAAGCTCTGAAATACGAGAAGAAGACTTTCTCTCTAATTCAAATGGAGGACACAA TGAGTTGAACTGCACTGCTTCTTCTGGGATCATTAACACTGAGGATGACTCAGGGGAACCTCCCATCGGCATATCTTTGTCAAAAGATGTTAAGCATGAGCTTGTAATGCTGTCTTTACCAGCAATGGGGGGACAGGCCATTGAACCTCTGGTACAATTGATGGAGACGGCATTCCTAGGAAATTTGG GTTCCGTGGAGTTGGCCTCTGCTGGTGTCTCCATATCTCTCTTTAATATAGTCTCAAAGCTTTTCAATATCCCTCTCCTCAGCGTTGCTACTTCTTTTGTGGCTGAAGATATTTCTAAGAATGCAAGCAGATTTAACACATCCG GAAAAAAGCTTCAGCTTTCTTCTGTGTCGACAGCTTTGCTTTTAGCTGTTGGCATTGGATTCTTTGAAGCTGTTGCCTTGTCTCTGGGATCCGGACCTTTGTTAAGTTTGATGGGCATAGCACCG GTCTCTTCTATGCGTATCCCAGCACAACGATTTCTTCTTCTTAGGGCTCTTGGTGCTCCTGCTTTTGTCGTCTCCTTGGCTCTTCAAGGCATTTTTCGTGGTTTCAAGGATACGAAAACCCCTGTGATTTGTTTAG GTTTTGGAAATTTTACAGCTGTGTTTCTCTTcccatattttatttattattgtcaGATGGGTGTTTATGGAGCTGCCATTTCTACCGTTATATCACA ATACCTTGTTTCTTTTTCGATGATTTGGAATCTGAATAAGAGAGCTGTCTTGTTGCCTCCAACACTTGGAGAGCTGCAGTTTGGTGATTATCTGAAATCAG GTGGTTTTCTTATTGGGAGAACACTTGCTGTTCTGCTGACTATGACGCTTGCTACATCGATGGCTGCACGCCAGGGCCCTATAGTGATGGCTGCTCATCAGATATGCTTACAAGTATGGCTTGCTGTATCGCTTCTCACAGATGCACTTGCTACTTCGGTTCAG GCCTTGATTGCTAGTTATATTTCAAGAGATGATTACAGAACTGTGAGGGATCTCACACAATTTGTGTTAAAG TTTGTGAGTGCCAGCCAACCTATTAATGCGCTAGCTTTTATCTTTGATGGACTCCATTACGGTGTTTCGGATTTCCCTTACGCAGCACGTTCAATG ATGGTGATTGGGGCCGTGTCTTCTGCATATCTGCTAAGTGCTGCAACCATCTTCGGACTTCCGGGTGTTTGGTCAGGCTTGACACTTTTCATGGGACTGAGAATGGTTGCTGGATTTATCAG GTTGTTGTCACCTAGGGGTCCGTGGTGGTTCCTGCACGTTAACGAAGCCAAGGTTCATTCCGAGTTGTCAAGTCGTATCGgatggattttttttattacctTCATCAAAATAATACTATTCATCTTCTATTATTCTGTCTTTCAGGTCACTGGGTGA
- the LOC140817724 gene encoding protein DETOXIFICATION 45, chloroplastic isoform X5 produces the protein MGCELNCTASSGIINTEDDSGEPPIGISLSKDVKHELVMLSLPAMGGQAIEPLVQLMETAFLGNLGSVELASAGVSISLFNIVSKLFNIPLLSVATSFVAEDISKNASRFNTSGKKLQLSSVSTALLLAVGIGFFEAVALSLGSGPLLSLMGIAPVSSMRIPAQRFLLLRALGAPAFVVSLALQGIFRGFKDTKTPVICLGFGNFTAVFLFPYFIYYCQMGVYGAAISTVISQYLVSFSMIWNLNKRAVLLPPTLGELQFGDYLKSGGFLIGRTLAVLLTMTLATSMAARQGPIVMAAHQICLQVWLAVSLLTDALATSVQALIASYISRDDYRTVRDLTQFVLKIGFAVGVFLALVLGVSFSSLGEFFTKDTQVLGIVRAVALFVSASQPINALAFIFDGLHYGVSDFPYAARSMMVIGAVSSAYLLSAATIFGLPGVWSGLTLFMGLRMVAGFIRLLSPRGPWWFLHVNEAKVHSELSSRIGWIFFITFIKIILFIFYYSVFQVTG, from the exons ATGGGCTG TGAGTTGAACTGCACTGCTTCTTCTGGGATCATTAACACTGAGGATGACTCAGGGGAACCTCCCATCGGCATATCTTTGTCAAAAGATGTTAAGCATGAGCTTGTAATGCTGTCTTTACCAGCAATGGGGGGACAGGCCATTGAACCTCTGGTACAATTGATGGAGACGGCATTCCTAGGAAATTTGG GTTCCGTGGAGTTGGCCTCTGCTGGTGTCTCCATATCTCTCTTTAATATAGTCTCAAAGCTTTTCAATATCCCTCTCCTCAGCGTTGCTACTTCTTTTGTGGCTGAAGATATTTCTAAGAATGCAAGCAGATTTAACACATCCG GAAAAAAGCTTCAGCTTTCTTCTGTGTCGACAGCTTTGCTTTTAGCTGTTGGCATTGGATTCTTTGAAGCTGTTGCCTTGTCTCTGGGATCCGGACCTTTGTTAAGTTTGATGGGCATAGCACCG GTCTCTTCTATGCGTATCCCAGCACAACGATTTCTTCTTCTTAGGGCTCTTGGTGCTCCTGCTTTTGTCGTCTCCTTGGCTCTTCAAGGCATTTTTCGTGGTTTCAAGGATACGAAAACCCCTGTGATTTGTTTAG GTTTTGGAAATTTTACAGCTGTGTTTCTCTTcccatattttatttattattgtcaGATGGGTGTTTATGGAGCTGCCATTTCTACCGTTATATCACA ATACCTTGTTTCTTTTTCGATGATTTGGAATCTGAATAAGAGAGCTGTCTTGTTGCCTCCAACACTTGGAGAGCTGCAGTTTGGTGATTATCTGAAATCAG GTGGTTTTCTTATTGGGAGAACACTTGCTGTTCTGCTGACTATGACGCTTGCTACATCGATGGCTGCACGCCAGGGCCCTATAGTGATGGCTGCTCATCAGATATGCTTACAAGTATGGCTTGCTGTATCGCTTCTCACAGATGCACTTGCTACTTCGGTTCAG GCCTTGATTGCTAGTTATATTTCAAGAGATGATTACAGAACTGTGAGGGATCTCACACAATTTGTGTTAAAG ATAGGCTTTGCCGTAGGTGTTTTCTTAGCTCTGGTTCTGGGTGTTTCTTTTAGTTCTTTGGGGGAATTTTTTACAAAGGATACGCAAGTACTAGGTATTGTTAGAGCCGTTGCTTTG TTTGTGAGTGCCAGCCAACCTATTAATGCGCTAGCTTTTATCTTTGATGGACTCCATTACGGTGTTTCGGATTTCCCTTACGCAGCACGTTCAATG ATGGTGATTGGGGCCGTGTCTTCTGCATATCTGCTAAGTGCTGCAACCATCTTCGGACTTCCGGGTGTTTGGTCAGGCTTGACACTTTTCATGGGACTGAGAATGGTTGCTGGATTTATCAG GTTGTTGTCACCTAGGGGTCCGTGGTGGTTCCTGCACGTTAACGAAGCCAAGGTTCATTCCGAGTTGTCAAGTCGTATCGgatggattttttttattacctTCATCAAAATAATACTATTCATCTTCTATTATTCTGTCTTTCAGGTCACTGGGTGA
- the LOC140817724 gene encoding protein DETOXIFICATION 45, chloroplastic isoform X2: MAVAEQFSAGASVWSRLTCWNRRRDISSHQSTGLRVHLSGENSGKQKIIDGRHFEACSPSLDNAKGYLSYPLVRHRRHLLSRFGNHPSSDCGVQFPDVDESSEIREEDFLSNSNGGHNELNCTASSGIINTEDDSGEPPIGISLSKDVKHELVMLSLPAMGGQAIEPLVQLMETAFLGNLGSVELASAGVSISLFNIVSKLFNIPLLSVATSFVAEDISKNASRFNTSGKKLQLSSVSTALLLAVGIGFFEAVALSLGSGPLLSLMGIAPVSSMRIPAQRFLLLRALGAPAFVVSLALQGIFRGFKDTKTPVICLGFGNFTAVFLFPYFIYYCQMGVYGAAISTVISQYLVSFSMIWNLNKRAVLLPPTLGELQFGDYLKSGGFLIGRTLAVLLTMTLATSMAARQGPIVMAAHQICLQVWLAVSLLTDALATSVQALIASYISRDDYRTVRDLTQFVLKIGFAVGVFLALVLGVSFSSLGEFFTKDTQVLGIVRAVALFVSASQPINALAFIFDGLHYGVSDFPYAARSMMVIGAVSSAYLLSAATIFGLPGVWSGLTLFMGLRMVAGFIRLLSPRGPWWFLHVNEAKVTG; the protein is encoded by the exons atggcGGTGGCTGAACAGTTCAGTGCTGGTGCGTCGGTATGGAGTCGATTGACATGTTGGAACCGTAGAAGGGATATTTCATCACACCAGTCAACAGGGCTTCGAGTTCACCTTAGTGGAGAGAACTCGGGGAAACAGAAAATTATCGATGGTCGACATTTTGAGGCTTGTTCTCCGTCTTTGGACAACGCAAAAGGGTATCTGAGTTACCCGCTTGTTCGTCATAGGAGGCACCTGTTGTCGAGGTTCGGTAACCACCCGAGTTCCGATTGTGGGGTGCAGTTTCCTGATGTAGATGAAAGCTCTGAAATACGAGAAGAAGACTTTCTCTCTAATTCAAATGGAGGACACAA TGAGTTGAACTGCACTGCTTCTTCTGGGATCATTAACACTGAGGATGACTCAGGGGAACCTCCCATCGGCATATCTTTGTCAAAAGATGTTAAGCATGAGCTTGTAATGCTGTCTTTACCAGCAATGGGGGGACAGGCCATTGAACCTCTGGTACAATTGATGGAGACGGCATTCCTAGGAAATTTGG GTTCCGTGGAGTTGGCCTCTGCTGGTGTCTCCATATCTCTCTTTAATATAGTCTCAAAGCTTTTCAATATCCCTCTCCTCAGCGTTGCTACTTCTTTTGTGGCTGAAGATATTTCTAAGAATGCAAGCAGATTTAACACATCCG GAAAAAAGCTTCAGCTTTCTTCTGTGTCGACAGCTTTGCTTTTAGCTGTTGGCATTGGATTCTTTGAAGCTGTTGCCTTGTCTCTGGGATCCGGACCTTTGTTAAGTTTGATGGGCATAGCACCG GTCTCTTCTATGCGTATCCCAGCACAACGATTTCTTCTTCTTAGGGCTCTTGGTGCTCCTGCTTTTGTCGTCTCCTTGGCTCTTCAAGGCATTTTTCGTGGTTTCAAGGATACGAAAACCCCTGTGATTTGTTTAG GTTTTGGAAATTTTACAGCTGTGTTTCTCTTcccatattttatttattattgtcaGATGGGTGTTTATGGAGCTGCCATTTCTACCGTTATATCACA ATACCTTGTTTCTTTTTCGATGATTTGGAATCTGAATAAGAGAGCTGTCTTGTTGCCTCCAACACTTGGAGAGCTGCAGTTTGGTGATTATCTGAAATCAG GTGGTTTTCTTATTGGGAGAACACTTGCTGTTCTGCTGACTATGACGCTTGCTACATCGATGGCTGCACGCCAGGGCCCTATAGTGATGGCTGCTCATCAGATATGCTTACAAGTATGGCTTGCTGTATCGCTTCTCACAGATGCACTTGCTACTTCGGTTCAG GCCTTGATTGCTAGTTATATTTCAAGAGATGATTACAGAACTGTGAGGGATCTCACACAATTTGTGTTAAAG ATAGGCTTTGCCGTAGGTGTTTTCTTAGCTCTGGTTCTGGGTGTTTCTTTTAGTTCTTTGGGGGAATTTTTTACAAAGGATACGCAAGTACTAGGTATTGTTAGAGCCGTTGCTTTG TTTGTGAGTGCCAGCCAACCTATTAATGCGCTAGCTTTTATCTTTGATGGACTCCATTACGGTGTTTCGGATTTCCCTTACGCAGCACGTTCAATG ATGGTGATTGGGGCCGTGTCTTCTGCATATCTGCTAAGTGCTGCAACCATCTTCGGACTTCCGGGTGTTTGGTCAGGCTTGACACTTTTCATGGGACTGAGAATGGTTGCTGGATTTATCAG GTTGTTGTCACCTAGGGGTCCGTGGTGGTTCCTGCACGTTAACGAAGCCAAG GTCACTGGGTGA